The segment atcgtataactaatatttttatgaatatactgTTTTATAAGTACATGCTATGTGTGGATTCATGTTTTCGTAAGCAGATTCGTCATCAGTTTGCCCAAGATGTGGCTGTGCAGTGTGCATCTGTTCTTCTATCTCACGATGAATGATAAATGTTGGAGTTTATTACTTCTAATGTTAAAACCAGcagaaaaatgtaatttctctACTAAcgagtatgttttttttacagaacgGTTACAAGGATGTTGACCCAAAAAGCACTGAAGATGAACCACTTCTCAGAGAAAACCCAAAGCGATTTGTTGTCTTTCCGATTCAGTACCCAGACATCTGGAAAATGTACAAACAAGCCCAGGCCTCATTCTGGACGGTTGAGGAGGTGAAGAATCTTACATTTTTCTatacttttaatgttaatagactacacacaaaaaaattcccttttttattattgaaaATGATTATATTATTACAATTGTATTGTATAAATTGAATTGTAATAAATGTTGTACTTACTAAATAATTACAATTGCCAAGGCACTGATCTTAGAACATTGCAACAATGCTCGTAATCTAGTTTCAGCCTGTGTgatcatgtttgtttttgtttattgactTGTCTAGGTGGATTTATCAAAGGACTTGGCTCACTGGGACAACCTGAAGTCTGATGAGCAACACTTCATATCTCATGTATTGGCCTTCTTTGCAGCAAGTGATGGGATTGTCAATGAGAACCTGGCAAGTCTGTCTACCTCTGACCACAAACACCCTTTGTTTGTACTTCATGATAAAGAAAATCAATGTCAAGAGTTGCTTATGAAATAGGTTCGTTGAGCAAGTATGTTTATCTTCACTTAGGTGCAGAGGTTTAGTCAAGAGGTTCAACTCCCAGAAGCTCGCTCGTTCTATGGCTTTCAGATCCTTATTGAAAATGTGCACTCTGAAATGTACGGCATGCTCATCAACACATACATCAGGGATCTGAAAGAGAGGTGAGATGAAAATGGGCGATGGGATGTTCACTATATGTCAGTTGCAACATCTAACGTGCTTGTACACAGGTGACAGATGTGAGATTGGGTTAGCCACTttttgcagttttgtaaaatgtGGTTTAtgagcacatactgtatgtctttcGACAATGtattatacacaaaacataatatactgtaagtttACATCCAGATATCTTTAAATAGAAACAGGTCTTATTCTATGTTTTATGTTAGTCGTAAAGGGATAGATAACCCAACAACGCtgaccccccattgacttccattgtatggacacaaaaccactgagacatttctgaaaatatcttcttttgtcttccactgaagaaagagtcaggtTTTGAATCACATGatggggaataaatgatgacagaattttaattttggggtgaactaggGATGCTCTGATACCATTtcttaaagaccgagtacgagtaccaatatttttttctggtactcgccgataccaataccgatgcctgtacctgTATTTCTTTGGTTAGGTGGCAATTTTCTAAGCACAACACACTGAAACTAATAACTCTGCCTCAAAACACATtgtgaaaaaagacaattttatgtgctttatgtgtcacaaactttcaaagcacaaatttcagtcaggtATGTCATGTGAGGTATCGGTGCATCTATGTGAGTAGGaatacatgagcttggtatcgggcatccctagggtgaactatccctttaaaaatgttataaacaATGCACACTCAATGAACATGCAGTCCACTGTACCTTTCATGTAAATTCACCCACTTTACATTCAAACCTCATTTACTTCTGCAATACTTTAATCTTCTGCTTTTTGTATTACAGGGACTATTTGTTTAATGCAATTCAGACCATGCCTTTTGTAAGACGGAAAGCAGAGTGGGCCTTAGAGTGGATCTCTGACACAAACTCAACTTTTGGTGGgttgaataaagaaatttaagGCCAGTCTGTtcagtgtctgtgtgttttccaATATAGAATATTATACTGAATCAAATCGATTAATTTATTTCCAGGAGAGCGTTTAGTGGCGTTTGCAGCAGTGGAGGGCATCTTCTTCTCCGGGTCATTTGCTGCCATCTACTGGTTGAAGAAAAGAGGCCTGATGCCCGGACTCACCCACTCCAATGAGCTCATCAGTAGAGATGAGGTTAGAAAGTATAATGTTCCTGTGGCTCAACAGTGCTAGAAACACCATAGTCATGGGTTTAATTCCCAGTACAAAATATATTCAGTAAAGGTAGTGTACTTTAGACAAAGCAAAAATGAAGGCTGTCCTAATTACAAATTGTGTCACTTGTATTTTAAAGGGTCTGCACTGTAATTTCGCATGTCTGATGTACAGCTACTTGGTGAAAAAGCCTTCGGCTGACAGAATCAAGGATATCATCACAAAAGCTGTGAGCATTGAACAGGTGTGTATGCACCACTGTACACTAATGCCACACAATGCTTTATGTTGTGAGTGTAACTGcaactgtgtttgtttttatataaaggAATTCCTGACAGAAGCCCTGCCAGTCAATCTGATTGGAATGAACTGTTCTCTTATGAAGCAGTACATTGAGTTTGTCGCTGACCGATTGCTAACAGATTTGGGATTGCCTAAAGTGAGTAATATATCAAAACTAGTTGTCCTGCTAACTGATATTAGTCTCATATTAATATATGCAAAGGGCTCGCTTTACGTTAACAAAACAATGCTTTGTGATTTCTTTTTCAACAGGTGTACCAATCAGAAAACCCCTTTGATTTCATGGAGTCGATTTCACTGGAAGGAAAAACTAACTTTTTTGAGAAGCGAGTGGCTGAATACCAGCGGCTCGGAGTGATGTCAAACGTTATGGACTGTGAATTTACTCTTGATGCAGATTTCTAATGATGAGctagaatatatttatttattggactGTATTTCATTATGTTCTACAGTGAAATGTCACTAAGATGAGATGATTTTagttcttttcttttaattctAAGCAAAGAAAGTGAactatacaaaatataaatgtttaattttgtcTTGGTTTGGTTTCtttatttacataatacatATGAACTCCATGGAATGATTTGACTACATTGACGGTACAAAGACCGAGATCAGAGTAAGGGCTTTCCTAAGaggaaatgaaaaacaagtatTTGGGGTGTAAATCTTTCGggattttaatgatgttttgaATAAACACACCAAGTTATCCTTGAGGACACATGCCACTGAGAAAACAATTCCAGGAATAAAACATTAGAGCCCTATAGACATCTCACCAACAACATCTGTGACCTCTATACTCTCAAAGGAAGAGCAAAGAAATATACTAATAATGACAAATCATGTACATGTTACACCTGATGGCGTAACATTAGGGAAACACTTCTTCCGAACCAAGTGAGTTTAGTGGATTTATTGAATTAAAACTGttaatttagtattttttaGTAGATTATTGGTATTGTCTTACAACCTTTTGCTTACCGAGACACCACGTTTGAGCATCTTAAGTGGTTACAGCAGTGTCTGAGAAGCTTTTTcgactaaaaataaaatgtagatagttaacatattttatttgtatttattttatagagGATGTTTGCGATTGGTCCAATGCTGCTCCCAATCTTTTTTGATTACGtacatatcatttttagtttctTTAGTATAAAAATGcacttaatataataatataatattgtagtaattataataatatttcattttctaaatctataaatgaaaaatacagcATGAATATCAAtattgcttaaagggacagttctgtCATCTTTCTGTCAAAGggaaaaattctgtcttcgtttactcgccctcaagttgctccaaaactagggctgtcgcgataaaccgacgataaatatcacgtgatttatgcacagtttttgagtgaagtagcctacgggaaaatgctgctgcatccgaaagccagagggcgctctcgtgcggaaactccaaatacgcactgcagaaaaAGACCATAACACCTTCTAAAATCTAGGAAATgtctatggacatctttttatcactgttactcaagcctcatcaggtatttttatgataataaagtatatttataatgatcatgtttgacgcgtgttgctttttcaaatgcacattataagcgactcaaactcgcactgcttttagatcgagcagcatttcctactgatcccagagctgtgcttcacggacaagctacgcagtaagaaaatatcgacacattgcatatcgcagccagcttgatttcaataggatttagtggtatcgcgataaattatcgtgcagccctataactgtttaaatttctttgttcttattaacacagagtaagatatttggaagaatgcttgtaaccaaacagttcttggccaccatcgactaccataatggtaaaaaatacaatggttgtcaaaagtgccccagaactgtttgctttcctacattcttcaaaatatcttcttttgtgttcatcagaacaatgacatttatacagatttgaaacaactaaagtgtgagtaaatgacgacagaattttcatttttgggagaactgttcctttaatttagCACTAGCTAGTTTGTGACAAAATGTTACTTTGTTAAACGGATATTtcctataaaacaaaacatttgcaaTAACTTTGCTAACAGGGTTAAATTGTGCGCTTGAATGCAACTGTTGAAAGTGTGGCCTACACCCAACAAAGCCATCTATGTAGTCATTTCACTAGGTTATTATGAGACAGCCTTCATGTAAAGAAGGCGAGAAGTATTATAGCCCCACCCACTTCTTCACTCGCTGTCTCGCTCTTACATCCAGCAGCACTAAACACTTCATTCTGTCATTGCGTACTGTTCGTGTCTGCCTGCATAAAATGGACCAGGACTGGCGAACCTTAGCCACGCAGCGAGCCGAATACGCATCGGACCGTCTCCGCGGGCTACTGTCATCCGGCGTGGACTTCCTCCGAACCGAGCTCGGGGTTGATCTGGGACTGAAGCCGGAGAAGTATCCGTCGTGGGCGATTCTGAGCGTGGCGGTGATCGCGCTGACTGTGCTGGTGGTGGTCGCGGCCTGCGGACGGAGAAAGCGCCGAACGGCTCCGGTGACCGCTACCAGCAGTCCCCGCACCGCCGCCGAGACCCAGATCAAAGCCACCCTGCCACCGAAGACTGTGAAGACCGAACCGAGCGAACCGAAGAAGAAGAACAAAAAGAAAGCAGCTGACAAGGTAAGCGGCCTGTGATTTTGAGCATATGGTTTTATTGGATGTGTCTAAAAagccctaacgttagttttgcTTCATATACAGCCTTTTTAAGCATTATTAAACATTAACTATGCGCATAGGATATTCTTAAAATGTTGTCTTGATCGGCAGCACATTAGATTTTGAGACGCATCCAATATCGTTCTGTAAATCATATACCTCTGATTTAAGTTTGTGGCTAACTGCTAACCTGTCAAAGCCAGCGATAAACCTTTGCTCGTGTAGAAAGATTTGCGTATTTGcgcattaaacattttaactgttCATCGTTTATATCCTCGTTAGTTTTAAGTGTAAATGATTCAATCAGACGTTGAGATTTTATCATGAACGTTGTCATAAGACAGACACTAGAGCCACGTAGCCACATAGCTGACCGGCTAGCTCAAGCTTAGCATGCTCTTATAAGTTTCGTTTTTCTTTAACGCCACCGTTGGTGTCCGATTCTATATGATTTGAAGACTCAAATCTGTAGATGGAGACTCAAATCTGTAGACCCGACAGTTTTCATTGGCCAAGGGTAGTTTAGAGACGCTGTCAGTTGAAAGGAGGAAGGAAATGTTGAGTTTTTAATTGTCATG is part of the Triplophysa rosa linkage group LG16, Trosa_1v2, whole genome shotgun sequence genome and harbors:
- the rrm2b gene encoding ribonucleoside-diphosphate reductase subunit M2 B, which codes for MNSSINTSTDIVDCQNGYKDVDPKSTEDEPLLRENPKRFVVFPIQYPDIWKMYKQAQASFWTVEEVDLSKDLAHWDNLKSDEQHFISHVLAFFAASDGIVNENLVQRFSQEVQLPEARSFYGFQILIENVHSEMYGMLINTYIRDLKERDYLFNAIQTMPFVRRKAEWALEWISDTNSTFGERLVAFAAVEGIFFSGSFAAIYWLKKRGLMPGLTHSNELISRDEGLHCNFACLMYSYLVKKPSADRIKDIITKAVSIEQEFLTEALPVNLIGMNCSLMKQYIEFVADRLLTDLGLPKVYQSENPFDFMESISLEGKTNFFEKRVAEYQRLGVMSNVMDCEFTLDADF